The DNA segment ATCTTCCGGCGCCGGCGGTGCCGGTGCATCCGTATCCCCCTCCGTATCCGTATCCCTATCCGAATCCGAATAGTTCGGAGGGTATTCATACCCTACCAATAGGGTATGTACAGGGTATTGATAGGCTACCTGTATGAGATATTGCAAAAGCTCTGCCGGTAGGTCTCGGAGTATCTTCTCAATACCCTCCTTGATTCGGCTGCGCTTCTCATACTGCTGGTGCTTCGGCCAGGTCGGGATGATGATCCATTCCTCCTGGTAGTAGTGCACTTTCCCTGCCTCGGACAGGGATTCAAGCATCGGCCGTAGAGAGCGCTCATCAATGCCGGTATCGAATGCGATCCTGTCGATCGTAATCTCGTACACCCCGGCGATGTTCGTCAGCGGGTTTGTCATCAGGTACATGTAGAGGTATCGATCCATGGGATTGATTGACCGTACCCACTTGTCATCCCAGAAACTTGTGCTTATGTATCTCTGTGTTGCCATAGTTATCTCCCTTGAATGATCTGCAGCGCTTTGTTTCTGACCCGGGCTGGATCCACTCCGGCCAGATCACACACTGCATCGAGGTATTCAGCCCGACTCTCATCGGTGAAAAATCGGACTGCATCCTGTTCGATTTTTTGCGGACTGTTCTGAGCCCACCGGGTAGACCCTCGCAGATCTTTCAGCGCCAGGTTCAGCATCGATCTGGCGATATAGCGATACGGGTCTACACTGCGCTTCGTGCCCCGTTCAATTGCGTAATGCTGGTTACCGTCCACAGCTACACCTCCAATACACGGGTGAGCTGGGGGGAGGCGCCAGAAACCGCTTTGAGGGCGTCCTGAGCTTTCCTCTCCGCTTCTTCCCGGGTGTCCCCGGACACTGCCATGCAATCGATCTCCCCGCGCTTGTTCCGATATGAGTAGATAACCCGGACCCTGGGCTTGTGCTTAGAATGGGACATCATCGTCGAATCCTCCCCCGGCATATGATCCGGCCGGCGGTGGAGCGGCAGGGCCCGAATCGGTAGCATCATGGGACCCGCCACGCGGATCACCCAGCAGATTGAGCTTGTTGACCTGGACCTCAACCCGGGAATGGTTTTTCCCGGCCTCATCTTGCCACCGGTTCTGGCGCATCTCGCCCTCGATCCCGACCTTTTTTCCTTTTTTCAGGTATGGGTGCATGATCTCCGCATACCGCCCCATCAGAACCATGTTGAAAAACTCGCCCTGGTCGACATATTCCTCGCCTTGCTTTTTCCGTCGATTCACTGCCAGGGGAAACTTGCATATCGCCAAGCCCGAGGAAGTTATCCTGAGCTCAGCATCCCGCGTCAGCCGACCAACAAGCACCACTACATTGATATCCTGTGCCATTACAGTGTCACCAGCAGCAGAGCCAGAATCGTGATGTGCACAACAAGAAGCACCCACACCAAGGCCGCAATAGCAGTTCTGTTCAGCAGCCGTCTCCGTGATTCTGGGTAACCAAGCGATTTACTTTTCCGGGTAATCATAGAAAACTCCTTCTCGAGAGATTGTGGTTTCCCCGGGGGTGCCGCGCGTCACGTCCCAGGGCATAGACAGCTTCACCACAAAGCATTCGTGGAAGCGGACGGATTTGAACCGCCGACCTCGGGATGTTTTCTGACCAGGCTTGCCGGCCGCCCCGTCGATCCCGCGCTCTGCCCCTGAGCTACGCTCCCAATTTGCCGGAATAGTGCCCGACAGCACGTCCTGCCACCTGGTCTACGCCAGGATTGGAATGTCCTCGACTCGTGCCTCGAGGTAATCCTTGATATTGAGTACCGATGTCAGCCGCCAGGTTTCGCCCTGGGCATCGAACAGTGCGGCCTGGATCGGCGAATCCTCGCCCTGTTTGAGTCGCAACAGACACCAGTTCTGTGGCTGATCCAGCTCGCGGAATGTCCGGAACGGAAACAGCTGGTATGATCCCTTGGTCTGCTCTGTACCTGTCAGGGCCCCGGAAACACCTTTCCGGACTGCGACAGTCTGGCTGACGCCGTCATCGGCCATGGTGATGGTGCCGTCATTGGTAACCTTGGAAACCATCTTCACCACTTCATCCAGCTGTTCACTCGGCTGGAACAGGGTGCGGACTTTGATGATGAAATCCTCGATTGACAGGTACTTGCCAAACGGGAACACCGGCAGGTTGTCATCCAGGCGAGCCCGGTAATACACGGTGCGCGCACAGGAATCCCCGCCATAGCTCTCGACCAGCTCGACCTCAGCGAAAGATTTGACCACGATCATGCACTCGCCGGGGTTGACTACCTCCCGGTTGCTGCGTATATAATCAATCATCCCTGTCAACGTTGCTCCGAGAATTGGTTCTGGCCGTGGGTCCCAATACACTGGCTGGAATCGTTCTCGTGCATAAATCTGCCCATCGATCTCGAGGAATTTATGCTTGTCCTCAAGCCGGGCAATCTTTTCTACTGCATCCCCTGTCATACTCATACTCCTTGTCCTTCTACCGGGAATCCCCGGATGTTATCTCCCACGCCAGGCAGATCGGGCTGACCACCCGGATCGGCCGTGTACGCCTTTACCCGCCGGCCATCGCTGGACAGCAGCACGAATGATTCATGCGGCTTGAGCGGGGCCAGCTTGCTGTTGACCTCGACCTTGGTCTCGGCCATTGCTCGGTCTTTGGTAGGCTTCACCGTCACCTTGATGGTGATCGACCGGGCTTTTTCTGCATCAGTGTTGTCGTCTGCGATGTTCTCGAGCAGAGCATCTAGCTCCTCGGAGAACAGGTCGAGAATTGCGCCGTTGTTGATCGTCTGCAGGGTTACTTCTCTCTGATCCATCTACCTCTCCTTTCTGTTTTGTACTCTCCGAGCAGACTGCTCGGGTTCAATTCCTGTCAGCCCAGTGATGATCCGCTGGGCTTTCTTGGCTGTCTTTTCGTGCTGCTGCAGCTTTTCCCGGGCGGCATGGTCTGTGACCCGCATCAGCTTGGTGTGCGCTGAGCGCTCCATTTCCAGCAGCCAGGCCATGACTTCATCCACTTCATTCAGATCCATCAGGTGACGCTCCTGAGGTCTTCGTATACTTCCTGGCGGTCGAATCTCATATGACTCTTGGGGGAGTCGGGATCCAGCCGGTAACCGCGGATGCGGCCGGCCTGTACCAGCCGGATGATCTGCTCGCGACTGACCTTGAGCTCGGCGGCCAGCTCCGGCGCCGTGAGCCAGTCGCTCCGCTGGGCCCTGGCCACGATCCCGGCTACTTCCTTGAGGATCTTCCGCAGCTCGGCCATGTCGGATTCCAGCACTCGCAGTTTCACCGCCAGCTCGGTGTGTTCGGTCGCCACAGCAGTGAGCCGGTCGACACGGTCGTCGAATGCCTCAAGCATGGCCTGCACCTTTGCTGTGCTCACGGACTTACTATTCCTGAACTTGGGGATTGGCCGTGGTGTGTTAGGTTCGGGCTGGAATTGGATACTCACGCTGTCACCTCCGGGGATTGGAATAGAGGATTCGGGTCCATATCGGGATAATAGGCAGGGATTCCAACAGCTCGAGCAATCGCGTTTTCAAGGTGAGCGCCGTTTGAATGATTCCACCCATCGAGCAACAGAACGGCATCAGCATCCATCAGCGCTTTGATGTCGACCCTCATGTATGATTCCCAGCTCTTGTCATGGTCGTGCTGCAGTTCATGCGGATTGATTGGAGTGTGGCCGGCAGCAGTCAGCTTTTCTGCGGCAGCACTGAACGCATCCGAATTTCCGTTTTCTTTGCCGGTAATGGGACCAGAGATGTATACAATCATGATTGATTTCCTTTATTCTGATCGCGTTGCGCCTGCTCCATCCATGCGGCTAGATCAAAGCACTTCCTGGCCTCAACTGGACATTGCATGTTGGTGAAAAAGTCACCCCTCGATAACAGAGACTGCTTAATCAAGAAAGCCTCTTCCCACGTAAATCTGAAAATGTATTCATCACCCATGTTACGCTACTCCTTCCATGCAGAACTCAAGCTGCTGTCCGCTTCGGGATTGGTTGGCGGCTATTTCCGGCCGGGGGTCGCCCGGGTACGGAGTGAAATCAGGGCGTTCCTCGCCCTTGATGGACTGACCTCTGGCCAGCATAGTTTTCAGTTCGTCGACACGGATCATCGCGTCGCCAGCACCATGGAAATAGGTACCGTATGCCTTGTAGGGTGATGTGCTGGTGTCGCACACCCGGCAGAATCGTCGCCCCTGTTCGTCGCGACCTACTCCCCATCCGATTTCTGCAGATTTCATCAAGCCACTCCTTCCATGCGCCAAGCATGTACCCTCGGGACCAGGTACTGCCGCCACCGGTCCAGTGCGCTGAATGGCACCGCCGCGGTGATGTGTGGAGCCCCGTGCCTGTCGAATGTCGTTTTCTCAACCAGCAGCCCCATCCGGATCGCGTCCTGGCTGGGCTTCATTCGCTGGGTCAGAAATCCGTGCTGTTTCAGGTAGGCAATGGCCTCTTTGTTGGGCTTGAGCCCGACATGCTTTGCTGCATCGGTCATGCTCATGGTCTTGGTGTGCGGGGTGTGCAGCAGTGTCTCGGCGGCCTCAACCAGGGGCCGCTGTTGTTCAAGCTGATCATACTGGTCAGCAGCCAGCCGGAGGGCTTCGCCGAATGTGCGGGGCACGGGCCGGTATTCGCCGGTTTTGCGGATCTGAGGCAGGACGTCGCCGACGACCCATTCCTCGAACCGTTCGGCAGCCGGCAGCTTGCTACGCATGATCAGGCGATATACGTCGCGTTCAGGGATGATCAGCAGCTTACGGCTTCCCCCATGGCCATGACTTGAAAGTACCGATTCGGTACCCCCTTGCCCTGACACCATTTCCCGGACTGCTTTGCAGTGCCTCTGAATGTCTCGACTGAGATTCGCGTATCCCAGCACCCGAGCCACGTCAGCCGCAACAAACCACGGGTCCCCATTGATCTCGATGACC comes from the Spirochaeta africana DSM 8902 genome and includes:
- a CDS encoding BRO family protein is translated as MSQLQVFTNNLFGDVRVIEINGDPWFVAADVARVLGYANLSRDIQRHCKAVREMVSGQGGTESVLSSHGHGGSRKLLIIPERDVYRLIMRSKLPAAERFEEWVVGDVLPQIRKTGEYRPVPRTFGEALRLAADQYDQLEQQRPLVEAAETLLHTPHTKTMSMTDAAKHVGLKPNKEAIAYLKQHGFLTQRMKPSQDAIRMGLLVEKTTFDRHGAPHITAAVPFSALDRWRQYLVPRVHAWRMEGVA
- a CDS encoding DUF4406 domain-containing protein, translating into MIVYISGPITGKENGNSDAFSAAAEKLTAAGHTPINPHELQHDHDKSWESYMRVDIKALMDADAVLLLDGWNHSNGAHLENAIARAVGIPAYYPDMDPNPLFQSPEVTA
- a CDS encoding zinc ribbon domain-containing protein, whose translation is MATQRYISTSFWDDKWVRSINPMDRYLYMYLMTNPLTNIAGVYEITIDRIAFDTGIDERSLRPMLESLSEAGKVHYYQEEWIIIPTWPKHQQYEKRSRIKEGIEKILRDLPAELLQYLIQVAYQYPVHTLLVGYEYPPNYSDSDRDTDTEGDTDAPAPPAPEDTPFPPGDEKPESGDILLDQYPGTAEIHAEIVSTWGQKRIRDYYQRIHDHYAARGTVRCQDYPAMARLWLSRDLEAGKIQRPPAPPPRGQASRQCPACGEITAEKVCPTCGWDIAAHPEESADSRAHGHMHRQAAAEQLAKMKAYMERRAG
- a CDS encoding single-stranded DNA-binding protein, which gives rise to MAQDINVVVLVGRLTRDAELRITSSGLAICKFPLAVNRRKKQGEEYVDQGEFFNMVLMGRYAEIMHPYLKKGKKVGIEGEMRQNRWQDEAGKNHSRVEVQVNKLNLLGDPRGGSHDATDSGPAAPPPAGSYAGGGFDDDVPF
- a CDS encoding helix-turn-helix domain-containing protein; this translates as MSTAKVQAMLEAFDDRVDRLTAVATEHTELAVKLRVLESDMAELRKILKEVAGIVARAQRSDWLTAPELAAELKVSREQIIRLVQAGRIRGYRLDPDSPKSHMRFDRQEVYEDLRSVT